A window from Cytobacillus sp. FSL H8-0458 encodes these proteins:
- the uvrA gene encoding excinuclease ABC subunit UvrA, with product MAMDKLIVKGARAHNLKNIDVTIPRDKLVVLTGLSGSGKSSLAFDTIYAEGQRRYVESLSAYARQFLGQMDKPDVDAIEGLSPAISIDQKTTSRNPRSTVGTVTEIYDYLRLLFARVGRPTCPIHNIEISSQTIEQMVDRIMEYPERTKLQVMAPLVSGRKGTHVKVFEDVKKQGFVRVRVDGEMMDLGDEIELEKNKKHSIEVVIDRIVVKEGVAPRLADSLETALNLGNGKVLVDVIGEEELLFSENHACPQCGFSIGELEPRMFSFNSPFGACAECDGLGSKLEVDVDLVIPNKDLSLKQNAIAPWEPTSSQYYPQLLEAVCNHYGIDMDMPVKDIPEHLLDKVLYGSAKDSIYFRYENDFGQVRENYIRFEGVIRNVERRYKETSSDYIREQMEKYMAQHPCPSCKGYRLKPETLAVLVSGKHIGHVTEYSIEEAFSFFENLTLSEKEMKIANLIFREIKERLGFLINVGLDYLTLSRAAGTLSGGEAQRIRLATQIGSRLTGVLYILDEPSIGLHQRDNDRLIDTLKNMRDIGNTLIVVEHDEDTMVAADYLIDVGPGAGVHGGQIVSAGTPQEVMDDPNSLTGQYLSGKKFIPLPIERRKNDGRFIEIKGAKENNLKNVNVKFPLGTFISVTGVSGSGKSTLINEILHKGLAQKLHRAKAKPGEHKEIKGIDHLDKVIDIDQSPIGRTPRSNPATYTGVFDDIRDVFASTNEAKVRGYKKGRFSFNVKGGRCEACRGDGIIKIEMHFLPDVYVPCEVCHGKRYNRETLEVKYKGKNISEILDMTVEDALEFFENIPKIRRKLQTIFDVGLGYITLGQPATTLSGGEAQRVKLASELHRRSTGRSLYILDEPTTGLHVDDISRLLVVLQRLVENGDTVLVIEHNLDVIKAADYIVDLGPEGGDKGGTILAAGTPEKIVEVPESYTGKYLKPILERDRLRMKQQFEEKEGVTNA from the coding sequence ATGGCGATGGATAAACTGATTGTAAAGGGTGCCAGAGCCCATAATCTGAAAAATATAGATGTCACCATTCCAAGAGATAAGCTTGTCGTCCTGACAGGACTTTCAGGTTCAGGAAAGTCCTCTCTGGCCTTTGATACGATTTATGCAGAAGGGCAGCGCCGTTATGTGGAATCATTATCTGCTTACGCGCGGCAATTCCTCGGCCAGATGGATAAGCCTGACGTGGATGCGATTGAAGGTCTGTCACCTGCCATTTCAATTGACCAAAAGACGACAAGCCGAAATCCTCGTTCCACAGTGGGAACCGTGACAGAAATTTATGATTATCTGCGATTATTATTTGCACGGGTGGGGCGTCCCACCTGTCCGATTCACAATATCGAAATCTCCTCACAGACCATTGAACAAATGGTTGACCGGATTATGGAATACCCTGAGCGAACAAAGCTCCAGGTTATGGCTCCCCTTGTTTCCGGCCGAAAAGGGACACATGTAAAGGTGTTCGAGGATGTCAAAAAACAGGGGTTTGTCCGCGTCCGGGTCGACGGAGAAATGATGGATCTCGGTGATGAAATTGAGCTGGAAAAAAACAAAAAACATTCTATAGAAGTAGTAATCGACCGGATTGTCGTAAAAGAAGGCGTAGCGCCAAGGCTTGCAGATTCATTGGAAACTGCTTTGAATCTTGGCAATGGCAAGGTGCTTGTGGATGTCATTGGGGAAGAAGAACTGCTGTTCAGCGAGAACCATGCCTGCCCTCAATGCGGATTTTCAATCGGTGAGCTTGAGCCAAGAATGTTCTCTTTTAATAGTCCGTTTGGTGCCTGTGCGGAATGTGACGGATTGGGCTCTAAGCTTGAGGTAGATGTCGATCTGGTCATACCCAATAAGGATCTCTCATTAAAACAGAATGCCATTGCGCCATGGGAACCGACAAGCTCTCAATATTATCCTCAGCTGCTGGAGGCAGTCTGCAATCATTATGGGATTGATATGGATATGCCGGTTAAGGATATTCCTGAACACTTGCTAGATAAAGTTTTATATGGATCCGCCAAGGATAGCATCTATTTCCGATATGAAAACGACTTTGGTCAGGTAAGGGAGAATTATATTCGTTTTGAAGGTGTCATCCGCAATGTGGAGCGCCGCTATAAAGAAACAAGCTCTGATTATATCCGGGAGCAAATGGAGAAATACATGGCCCAGCATCCATGTCCTTCCTGCAAGGGCTACCGTCTGAAGCCGGAAACTCTTGCAGTGCTTGTCTCCGGAAAGCATATCGGCCATGTAACAGAATATTCGATTGAAGAAGCATTCAGCTTCTTTGAGAATCTGACACTGTCTGAAAAAGAAATGAAGATTGCCAATCTTATTTTCCGTGAGATTAAGGAAAGGCTGGGCTTCCTCATCAATGTCGGGCTTGATTACCTGACATTAAGCAGGGCAGCGGGAACTTTATCCGGCGGTGAAGCCCAGCGTATTCGTCTGGCAACACAAATCGGTTCGCGCCTGACGGGTGTACTCTACATTCTGGATGAGCCTTCCATTGGTCTCCATCAGCGTGATAATGACCGGTTGATTGATACGCTCAAAAATATGCGTGATATCGGCAACACCCTGATCGTGGTGGAACACGATGAAGATACAATGGTGGCTGCCGACTATTTAATTGATGTGGGCCCGGGAGCAGGAGTTCATGGAGGACAAATCGTCTCAGCGGGTACGCCTCAGGAGGTTATGGACGATCCAAACTCCCTGACAGGTCAATATCTGTCAGGCAAGAAATTCATTCCGCTTCCAATTGAGCGCCGCAAAAACGACGGACGCTTTATCGAAATTAAAGGGGCTAAAGAAAACAATCTTAAAAATGTAAATGTTAAGTTCCCGCTCGGCACTTTTATTTCTGTTACGGGTGTATCCGGTTCAGGAAAAAGTACGTTAATCAATGAGATTCTTCATAAAGGGCTTGCCCAGAAGCTTCATAGAGCCAAAGCGAAGCCGGGTGAGCATAAAGAGATAAAAGGTATTGATCACCTGGATAAAGTCATTGATATCGACCAGTCTCCAATCGGGCGGACACCACGTTCCAACCCGGCAACCTATACAGGAGTGTTTGATGATATTCGTGATGTGTTTGCTTCAACCAATGAAGCAAAAGTACGCGGCTACAAAAAGGGCCGCTTCAGCTTCAATGTAAAAGGCGGACGATGTGAAGCATGCCGCGGGGACGGAATCATTAAGATTGAAATGCATTTCCTGCCTGATGTGTATGTTCCATGTGAAGTCTGTCATGGCAAGCGCTATAACAGGGAAACACTTGAAGTTAAATATAAAGGGAAGAATATTTCGGAAATTCTTGATATGACAGTGGAAGATGCACTGGAGTTTTTCGAAAATATTCCTAAAATCCGCCGCAAGCTGCAGACGATTTTTGATGTTGGCCTGGGCTACATCACATTGGGGCAGCCTGCGACAACATTGTCCGGGGGTGAAGCGCAGCGTGTCAAGCTTGCTTCCGAATTGCACCGCCGTTCAACGGGCCGCTCACTATATATTCTTGATGAACCGACAACAGGTCTTCATGTTGATGATATCTCACGATTGCTCGTGGTCCTTCAGCGTCTGGTTGAGAATGGAGATACCGTACTGGTTATCGAGCATAATCTCGATGTCATCAAGGCCGCCGACTATATCGTCGATCTTGGACCTGAGGGCGGAGATAAGGGCGGTACCATTTTAGCAGCAGGTACGCCGGAAAAAATTGTCGAAGTTCCGGAATCCTATACAGGTAAATATCTTAAACCGATTTTGGAAAGAGACCGCCTGAGGATGAAACAGCAATTTGAAGAAAAAGAAGGCGTGACAAACGCTTAA
- a CDS encoding PspC domain-containing protein: MNKLIRSRSNRKLAGVLGGLSKTIGIDATILRVIFIVLLFTTGVFPMTLVYALLVFMLPNEEVL, translated from the coding sequence ATGAACAAATTAATTCGCTCCCGCAGCAACCGGAAATTAGCGGGGGTATTGGGCGGCTTATCAAAAACGATTGGAATAGACGCTACCATACTCAGGGTGATTTTCATTGTTTTATTATTTACAACTGGCGTTTTTCCGATGACACTCGTTTATGCTCTGCTTGTGTTTATGCTTCCGAATGAAGAGGTGCTTTAG
- a CDS encoding phage holin family protein: MRWILGILINAVLFVAIAGFFKDSFYLSGFGAAVGASFMLSILNILVKPILIILTLPVTVLTLGLFLFVINAVTLMITDGFMGDSFEIAGFGTAILVSVIMSIVNLIIQKAILEPAREK; encoded by the coding sequence ATGAGATGGATCCTGGGAATCTTGATAAATGCGGTCCTGTTTGTAGCGATCGCAGGTTTTTTTAAGGATTCGTTTTACTTGTCGGGATTTGGGGCTGCCGTTGGTGCCAGCTTCATGCTTTCTATCCTGAACATTCTTGTGAAACCAATCCTGATTATTTTAACTCTTCCCGTTACTGTTTTAACGCTCGGTTTGTTCCTATTCGTCATCAATGCTGTCACGCTTATGATAACGGATGGATTTATGGGTGATTCTTTTGAAATTGCCGGGTTTGGCACAGCGATTCTTGTATCGGTGATTATGTCTATCGTTAACCTGATCATTCAAAAAGCAATCCTGGAACCGGCGAGGGAAAAGTAA
- a CDS encoding DUF459 domain-containing protein, producing the protein MKNKIYLLAGIILLGLGIYLSITFLGDEKKAESSQTIVAFGDSLTYGYGDETEEGYVGRLQRKLDKAFQNKNYNILNHGVYGYKSSDVLQQMLKPKVAEDIKNADMFIVYIGTNDLLKSNGGDLYPLHHENLVEAKDIYEDKLNGILETLETANSDAPVILIGLYNPYPDGDQIEKYIDHWNKSIRKKAAEDKHITYISTNELFKGKNKKQYFADSLHPNGKGYELIADKIMEGYSF; encoded by the coding sequence ATGAAAAATAAAATCTACCTTTTAGCAGGCATTATCCTGCTGGGGCTCGGCATCTATCTTTCCATCACATTCCTTGGAGATGAAAAAAAGGCAGAAAGCAGTCAAACGATTGTTGCTTTTGGAGATTCACTTACCTATGGATATGGAGATGAAACAGAAGAGGGGTATGTAGGGAGGCTGCAGAGAAAACTTGATAAGGCATTTCAGAATAAAAATTACAATATTTTAAATCATGGAGTGTATGGCTATAAATCTTCTGATGTTCTTCAGCAAATGCTCAAACCGAAAGTGGCAGAAGATATTAAAAATGCAGATATGTTTATTGTATATATTGGCACCAACGATTTGCTGAAAAGCAACGGCGGGGATCTGTATCCGCTCCATCACGAAAATCTTGTTGAAGCTAAAGACATATATGAAGATAAACTGAATGGAATTCTGGAAACACTGGAAACCGCCAACAGTGATGCACCTGTTATCCTGATTGGACTATATAATCCTTATCCTGACGGCGACCAAATTGAAAAATATATTGACCATTGGAACAAATCTATTAGAAAAAAAGCAGCAGAAGATAAACATATCACCTACATTTCCACCAATGAACTGTTCAAGGGAAAAAACAAAAAACAATACTTCGCTGATTCCCTTCATCCGAACGGAAAGGGATATGAGCTGATTGCTGATAAAATTATGGAGGGATATTCTTTTTAA
- the uvrB gene encoding excinuclease ABC subunit UvrB, with protein sequence MKDQFELVSKYSPQGDQPGAIKEIVKGINSGKKHQTLLGATGTGKTFTISNVIKEVNKPTLVIAHNKTLAGQLYSEFKDFFPNNAVEYFVSYYDYYQPEAYVPSTDTFIEKDASINDEIDKLRHSATSSLFERNDVIIIASVSCIYGLGSPEEYREMVLSLRTGMEIERNQLLHRLVDIQYERNDIDFQRGTFRVRGDVVEIFPASRDEHCIRVEFFGDEIDRIREVDALTGEIMGEREHVAIFPASHFVTREEKMRIAIQNIEKELEVRLAELRENDKLLEAQRLEQRTRYDLEMMREMGFCSGIENYSRHLTLRPPGSTPYTLLDYFPEDFLIVIDESHVTLPQIRGMFNGDQARKSVLVDHGFRLPSAMDNRPLTFTEFEKHVKQAVFVSATPGPYELEHTPEMIEQIIRPTGLLDPTIDVRPIEGQIDDLIGEIQDRVEKNERVLVTTLTKKMSEDLTDYLKEIGIKVQYLHSEVKTLERIEIIRELRLGKYDVLVGINLLREGLDIPEVSLVTILDADKEGFLRSERSLIQTIGRAARNANGHVIMYADRITDSMEKAISETKRRRSIQEEYNEKHGITPMTIQKDIRDSIRATHAAEEQEEYQPSAKLGKLNKKEREKLIGDMEKEMKEAAKSLNFERAAELRDLILELKAEG encoded by the coding sequence GTGAAGGATCAATTTGAATTAGTCTCAAAATATTCCCCACAGGGCGACCAGCCCGGGGCGATTAAAGAAATTGTGAAGGGAATCAATTCCGGCAAGAAACACCAGACACTTCTGGGTGCGACAGGAACGGGTAAGACCTTCACGATTTCGAATGTCATAAAAGAAGTAAACAAGCCAACGCTTGTTATTGCACATAATAAAACACTCGCAGGACAGCTATACAGTGAATTCAAGGACTTTTTTCCAAACAATGCGGTTGAGTATTTTGTCAGTTATTATGACTACTATCAGCCTGAGGCGTATGTGCCTTCTACAGATACTTTTATTGAAAAAGATGCCAGCATCAATGATGAAATTGATAAGCTTCGCCACTCGGCGACTTCCTCTCTATTTGAGCGGAATGATGTCATTATTATTGCCAGTGTCTCCTGCATATATGGTTTGGGTTCACCTGAAGAATACCGTGAAATGGTGCTGTCCCTCAGAACCGGAATGGAGATTGAAAGGAACCAGCTGCTTCACAGGCTCGTTGACATCCAGTATGAACGCAATGATATTGACTTCCAGCGCGGTACCTTCCGTGTACGCGGAGATGTTGTCGAGATTTTTCCGGCATCACGGGATGAGCATTGTATCCGTGTAGAATTTTTCGGAGATGAGATAGACCGGATCCGTGAAGTGGATGCCCTCACAGGTGAAATAATGGGTGAACGTGAGCATGTTGCGATTTTCCCGGCATCCCACTTCGTAACGCGTGAAGAAAAAATGAGAATCGCCATCCAGAACATTGAAAAGGAACTGGAAGTGCGCCTTGCTGAATTAAGAGAAAACGATAAACTTCTTGAAGCTCAGCGCCTCGAGCAGCGGACCCGCTATGACCTTGAAATGATGAGGGAAATGGGTTTTTGTTCCGGCATTGAAAACTACTCCCGCCACCTTACATTAAGACCGCCGGGTTCAACACCGTATACGCTGCTGGATTATTTTCCGGAAGACTTCCTTATTGTGATTGATGAGTCGCACGTAACACTGCCGCAAATCCGCGGCATGTTCAATGGTGACCAGGCAAGAAAGTCTGTGCTTGTGGACCATGGTTTCCGTTTGCCTTCAGCGATGGATAACAGGCCGCTTACGTTTACCGAATTCGAAAAGCATGTGAAGCAGGCTGTCTTTGTTTCGGCAACACCTGGCCCTTATGAGCTTGAGCATACACCGGAAATGATTGAGCAAATTATCCGCCCAACCGGTTTGCTTGATCCTACTATTGATGTCCGTCCAATCGAAGGCCAAATTGATGACCTCATTGGCGAAATCCAGGATCGTGTTGAGAAAAACGAACGTGTGCTTGTTACCACTTTAACGAAGAAAATGTCTGAGGATTTAACAGACTATTTAAAGGAAATCGGCATTAAAGTGCAGTACCTGCACTCAGAGGTTAAAACGCTTGAGCGGATTGAGATTATCCGGGAGCTTCGTCTTGGCAAGTACGATGTGCTGGTCGGGATCAACCTTCTGCGGGAGGGACTTGATATTCCTGAAGTATCCCTTGTTACCATACTTGACGCTGATAAAGAAGGTTTCCTCCGATCAGAACGTTCACTCATCCAGACGATTGGGCGTGCAGCACGTAATGCAAACGGCCATGTCATCATGTATGCAGACCGGATTACGGACAGCATGGAAAAAGCCATCAGCGAAACAAAGCGCCGCCGCTCTATTCAGGAAGAGTACAATGAAAAGCATGGCATCACGCCAATGACTATCCAGAAGGATATACGCGATTCTATTCGTGCAACCCATGCGGCAGAAGAGCAGGAAGAATACCAGCCGTCAGCAAAGCTCGGCAAGCTGAACAAAAAAGAGCGCGAGAAGCTGATCGGCGATATGGAAAAAGAAATGAAGGAAGCGGCCAAATCCCTCAATTTCGAAAGGGCTGCCGAGCTTCGTGATTTAATATTAGAGCTGAAAGCGGAAGGATGA
- a CDS encoding alpha/beta-type small acid-soluble spore protein, producing MARRKRRPLVPESRGALDQLKNKVMANQGYHVDRENPDGVKYEVAEEAGVPLKQGYNGRLTSKQAGTVGGKIGGSMVKELVRMAQERMKEQ from the coding sequence ATGGCCAGAAGAAAAAGACGTCCGCTAGTGCCGGAATCAAGAGGAGCATTGGACCAGCTGAAAAATAAGGTAATGGCAAACCAGGGATATCATGTTGACAGAGAAAATCCTGACGGTGTGAAATATGAAGTTGCTGAGGAGGCAGGTGTGCCTTTGAAGCAAGGCTATAATGGCAGGCTTACATCCAAACAGGCAGGAACAGTTGGCGGAAAGATTGGCGGCAGCATGGTGAAGGAGCTTGTCCGGATGGCACAGGAACGGATGAAGGAGCAGTAG
- a CDS encoding DUF4097 family beta strand repeat-containing protein: MKEERKRILKMVEDGKLTVDEALTLLEQLEQTNQTMEQKQEDLIKELSAEVKFEEAKKGEPYSSKQQSAKEKIIDFVDSAFKKVKDLDLDFNFGKSVEISHIFQHADAYLKDLDIDVANGTVKVIPWEQSDVRVECKAKVYRVDNQDEARRNFLKDVIFAIEGQRLRFSTQQKWMKLEAVIYIPKSEYENVKIRMFNGPIESQNLSVENFKAKTANGKITVSDLNSRNVEAETANGQITIQKSRIDHVEAETLNGAILAEGDFQKAELQSFNGNVTCRAENERCEWIEAKAATGSIDLFVPDFAAVSGELRTNLGSFHPDIEGIEVIEEKSEVIQKMIRFKSVKEGGSGLKLRADSKTGAITIKRSTAW; this comes from the coding sequence ATGAAAGAGGAACGCAAACGTATTTTGAAAATGGTCGAGGATGGAAAGCTTACAGTTGATGAAGCTTTAACTCTGCTGGAACAGCTTGAACAAACAAATCAGACGATGGAGCAGAAGCAGGAGGACTTAATTAAGGAGCTATCTGCTGAGGTAAAGTTTGAAGAAGCTAAAAAAGGTGAGCCATATAGCTCAAAGCAACAAAGTGCCAAGGAGAAAATCATTGATTTTGTAGATTCAGCATTTAAGAAAGTGAAGGATTTGGATCTTGACTTTAATTTTGGGAAAAGTGTTGAAATCTCTCATATATTTCAGCATGCAGACGCATACTTAAAAGATCTGGACATTGATGTTGCCAATGGAACAGTTAAGGTAATTCCGTGGGAGCAAAGTGATGTCCGCGTTGAATGCAAAGCCAAGGTCTATCGTGTGGATAATCAGGATGAAGCCCGCAGGAATTTTTTGAAGGATGTTATTTTTGCCATTGAAGGGCAGAGGCTGAGATTCTCGACTCAGCAAAAATGGATGAAGCTTGAAGCAGTCATCTATATTCCAAAGTCTGAATATGAAAATGTGAAAATCCGCATGTTTAATGGGCCGATTGAAAGCCAAAACTTATCAGTGGAAAACTTTAAAGCGAAAACGGCCAATGGAAAGATAACGGTTAGTGATTTGAACAGCCGAAATGTAGAAGCTGAAACAGCCAACGGGCAAATTACCATTCAAAAAAGCCGGATCGATCATGTGGAAGCCGAAACGTTAAATGGCGCCATTCTGGCTGAGGGAGACTTCCAAAAAGCTGAATTGCAATCCTTTAATGGAAATGTAACGTGCAGGGCAGAAAATGAGCGCTGCGAATGGATCGAAGCTAAGGCAGCGACGGGCAGCATCGATCTGTTTGTTCCGGATTTCGCTGCTGTCAGCGGAGAGCTACGCACCAATCTGGGCAGTTTCCATCCTGACATTGAGGGTATTGAAGTAATAGAAGAAAAGAGCGAAGTGATCCAGAAAATGATTCGCTTTAAGTCTGTGAAAGAAGGCGGCAGCGGTCTTAAGCTGCGGGCTGACTCTAAGACAGGTGCAATTACAATCAAGCGGTCAACAGCCTGGTAA
- a CDS encoding DUF2198 family protein, with protein sequence MALKYLSALLLPGLLVLFFTRVSYNRVIGLVLTVGLIAASVYKGYTNSFALIVIDALSLTVGFWYAQKLKPKIKPSAE encoded by the coding sequence ATGGCATTAAAATACTTGTCAGCTCTTCTGCTTCCTGGACTGCTGGTGCTGTTTTTTACGAGAGTCAGCTATAATCGTGTAATCGGGCTGGTGTTGACGGTGGGACTTATTGCTGCTTCTGTATATAAAGGCTACACCAATTCATTTGCCTTAATCGTTATAGACGCACTTTCGCTGACTGTCGGGTTTTGGTATGCCCAAAAATTGAAGCCGAAAATAAAGCCAAGTGCGGAATAA